The Prosthecobacter algae genome contains the following window.
TGGCGGGAGTAGGTAGTGGTTTTACCAGCAAACTCACGGGAGTGAATCCCCTCGAAGTTGCCAATCTTATGGATGCTAAAAAGGCCGAGCGAAATCCTGCCCCGCCCGACTTCATTCAACTGTTTAACCATCGGCAAAAGGCTCTTGAGGACCTTCGTGAGGCTCTAGCGGAAGCCTTCGCTGGATATAGCCCCAAGGTCCTTGTCTTTGTGGATGAGCTCGACCGCTGCCGCCCCGACTACGCCATCAACTACCTGGAGACCATCAAGCATGTCTTCAACATCAAAGGCATGATCTTCCTTCTCGCCATTGACGCCCACCAACTCGAGGTCTCGGCCAAAGCCCTCTTTGGTGATGGTCTGGATTTCCCTGAGTACTTCCGGAAATTTTGTCACCGCGTCTTTGAATTGCCAATGCCCGAACGAACACCATTGGCTTTGTTCCTTGAGCACCAAATCAGCCTATACGTTCAGGTATTGGAAAAACGAAACAGCCGCCTTAAGGCAGACAGTCAGTTCATCACCAATGCAACTCAATTGGCTCAAGGATTCAATCTGACTCTCCGACAACTCCAAGAGGTCTTCAGAGTTTTAGGGCACGCACTTTCTACACAGGATCAAAACAGCATAGAGAACATGCGTCCCAGCGCGGGCAGGGCCGCCCTTATGCTTGCCATCTTCAGAATTTCTTTCCCCTCTTTATACCTCCAAATTGGTCACTCCCAAACTGATCACGCCCCATTATGCCGAGAGCTTTATGCGCGATTGGGCGCAAGGAATGCCAGATCATGGATCATTCTTTATCTAAGTGGCCTAGTTGATGAGGATCAAGAGAAGAAAGATTTCAAAGCAATTTTAAAAGATGTCGGCGATGAAAGTTACCAATCGGAACTTCTAGATTCGGTCCAGCGAGCATCGTACGATTTATGGAGCCATCACGAAGGAGTATTGATACTTATATGGAACAAGATGCAAAGCATCGAATCCATTTAGCCTTGCCTTAATCAAGCTCGTCGTTGCGCCAACACAGCCGGGCGATCATCACCGATACCCTTCTGGTTAAGCTGCAACGCACCCTGGGAAATAGGGAAGCCTGGAGCCTCATTCCCGGCAATCTCACGGATGAGCGGGATCCCTTTACCCTTCATCTTCACTATCCTCAGTGTGGCTTCACCTCCGAAGATGACTACCACCAGCCGCGTGTGAAAATCGAACTGAGCGCCCGCGCCCGCCAGGAACCGATGGAACAACGCAGCATCCAGCCCTATGCCGCGCAGATCCTTCCCGCCGAATATCAAGCGAGCCTCACCGCCCAGGTCAACTGCGTGACACCCCGCCTCACCTTTTGGGAAAAGACGGCGCTCCTACACGAACAACATGTGAGGCCCGCCCAAGTGGGAGAGCCTGAAAAAGGCCCAGCCATGCATCAGGCACGCCATCTGTATGACCTTCATCGCCTGTGGACGCATCACGGCCTCGCCCAGGATGCCACCCTGACGGATCTGCTGCCCACAGTCGTGCATCATCGCAAAACTTTCTTTGCCTACAAGTGGGTGGATTACGATGCGCTGACGCTGGATAAACTGGTGCTCATGCCCCCGGAATCCCGGCTCACTGCGTGGAGGGAAGACTACCAGAAAATGCGGCCCATGTTCTTCAGTGAGCCACCCAGCTTCGAAGAGATTTTGCAAACCCTGGCGCAAATCCAGGATCGCTTTCGTTCCTAGCCCCTCTCGCCCATAGCCCTGGAGTATGATACAGTAGCTCTGGAGTATGATACAGTAGCCCTCCCCTTCCACGGGTGGGTTCGAATCCCACCCTCCCCCAAGCATTCGCTGGAAGTCGGGGCCACTTGGCCGCGTTATGGAGGGGGTATGAGACTTTCTTTTTTATCGGCTTCTTTCGTGTTTCTCCTGGCGGGCAGTGGGGCGCTGCTGGGGCAGGACGTGAAGGCGCAGGCTGCTTCTGCGGCTGCGGAGGCACCTGCGCCTAACTACACGTATTACTTTGAGCTGGTGCGGGTGGTGGATGCGAACACGGTGGCGGTGAACATTGACCTGGGCTTTGGCGTGTGGCTGCACAATCAGAACCTGGACCTCCAGGGCCTGCCGGAGCCTGCGCCGATGGCCACGGAAACCGCCGAACAAAAAGCATCGCGGCTAAAGCTGGCCGCACGCCTGCGCGATCTCCTGGAGGGCCGCACCCAACTGACGCTGCGCAGCGCCAAG
Protein-coding sequences here:
- a CDS encoding nucleotidyl transferase AbiEii/AbiGii toxin family protein; this translates as MRQHSRAIITDTLLVKLQRTLGNREAWSLIPGNLTDERDPFTLHLHYPQCGFTSEDDYHQPRVKIELSARARQEPMEQRSIQPYAAQILPAEYQASLTAQVNCVTPRLTFWEKTALLHEQHVRPAQVGEPEKGPAMHQARHLYDLHRLWTHHGLAQDATLTDLLPTVVHHRKTFFAYKWVDYDALTLDKLVLMPPESRLTAWREDYQKMRPMFFSEPPSFEEILQTLAQIQDRFRS
- a CDS encoding KAP family P-loop NTPase fold protein, with amino-acid sequence MSKTPSPLTFEETDRLDLKAYCKRLESFLLVESDFVESSLVVALNASFGRGKTTFIEMWKNDLLKRRSSPNGDALEVPMPVILNAWESDYCGDPLVAILAGLLKAVDAMQGKSKSDETKAKKIKEAAQNLGWMLAGVGSGFTSKLTGVNPLEVANLMDAKKAERNPAPPDFIQLFNHRQKALEDLREALAEAFAGYSPKVLVFVDELDRCRPDYAINYLETIKHVFNIKGMIFLLAIDAHQLEVSAKALFGDGLDFPEYFRKFCHRVFELPMPERTPLALFLEHQISLYVQVLEKRNSRLKADSQFITNATQLAQGFNLTLRQLQEVFRVLGHALSTQDQNSIENMRPSAGRAALMLAIFRISFPSLYLQIGHSQTDHAPLCRELYARLGARNARSWIILYLSGLVDEDQEKKDFKAILKDVGDESYQSELLDSVQRASYDLWSHHEGVLILIWNKMQSIESI